From Aphelocoma coerulescens isolate FSJ_1873_10779 chromosome 15, UR_Acoe_1.0, whole genome shotgun sequence, one genomic window encodes:
- the RNF34 gene encoding E3 ubiquitin-protein ligase RNF34 isoform X1, whose translation MKAGATSMWASCCGLLNEVMGTGAVRGQQAGFGGGAGPFRFTPSTDFSAYPAPAAAGTNIVCKACGLSFSVFRKKHVCCDCKKDFCSVCSVLQENLRRCSTCHLLQETAFQRPQLMRLKVKDLRQYLILRNIPTDTCREKEDLVDLVLCHHGLGSEEDMDAGSLRSSRSQTSGFFTHPFSTSVSMSNPGELANRRGSTGSGTPSRGQMETSVNNEEEESAEEQTLGLSRKRARASLSDISSLEDIEGLSVRQLKEILACNFVNYSGCCEKWELVEKVSRLYRENEENHKTQGEKMQLNEDDDNLCRICMDAVIDCVLLECGHMVTCTKCGKRMSECPICRQYVVRAVHVFKS comes from the exons GCGGGAGCTACTTCCATGTGGGCTTCCTGCTGCGGGTTGCTGAATGAAGTCATGGGTACGGGAGCAGTCCGTGGCCAGCAGGCTGGCTTTGGGGGAGGTGCTGGCCCATTCAGGTTTACACCAAGCACAGACTTCTCAGCAtatccagctcctgctgcagccggCACGAACATCGTCTGCAAAGCCTGTGGACTTTCGTTTTCAGTTTTTAGGAAAAAA cACGTGTGTTGTGACTGCAAGAAGGATTTTTGCTCCGTTTGCTCAGTCTTACAAGAGAATCTCAGGAGATGTTCCACTTGTCACTTGCTGCAAGAAACGGCCTTCCAGCGCCCTCAGCTAATGAGATTGAAAGTGAAGGATCTGCGTCAGTATCTGATCCTCAGAAACATCCCCACGGACACCTGCAGAGAGAAGGAAGACCTGGTGGACCTGGTGCTGTGCCACCATGGGTTGGGGTCGGAGGAGGACATGGACGCTGGCAGCTTGCGTTCGTCACGGTCACAGACTTCGGGCTTTTTTACCCATCCCTTTTCCACGTCTGTATCCATGTCAAATCCAGGAGAACTTGCCAACAGAAGGGGAAGCACAGGAAGTGGGACGCCTTCACGG GGACAAATGGAAACATCTGTAAATAACGAAGAAGAAGAAAGTGCAGAAGAGCAG ACCCTGGGGCTGTCCAGGAAGCGAGCGAGGGCATCCCTGTCCGATATTTCCAGTCTGGAAGACATCGAAGGGCTGAGTGTCCGGCAGCTGAAGGAAATACTCGCCTGTAATTTTGTCAACTActcaggatgctgtgaaaaATGGGAACTTGTGGAAAAAGTGAGCAGACTATACAGAGAGAATGAGGAGAATCACAAGACAC AGGGGGAGAAGATGCAGCTGAACGAGGACGATGACAACCTGTGCCGGATCTGCATGGACGCCGTGATCGACTGCGTGCTGCTGGAGTGCGGCCACATGGTCACGTGCACCAAGTGTGGCAAGAGGATGAGCGAGTGCCCCATCTGCCGCCAGTACGTCGTGCGGGCCGTGCACGTCTTCAAGTCctaa
- the RNF34 gene encoding E3 ubiquitin-protein ligase RNF34 isoform X2 gives MWASCCGLLNEVMGTGAVRGQQAGFGGGAGPFRFTPSTDFSAYPAPAAAGTNIVCKACGLSFSVFRKKHVCCDCKKDFCSVCSVLQENLRRCSTCHLLQETAFQRPQLMRLKVKDLRQYLILRNIPTDTCREKEDLVDLVLCHHGLGSEEDMDAGSLRSSRSQTSGFFTHPFSTSVSMSNPGELANRRGSTGSGTPSRGQMETSVNNEEEESAEEQTLGLSRKRARASLSDISSLEDIEGLSVRQLKEILACNFVNYSGCCEKWELVEKVSRLYRENEENHKTQGEKMQLNEDDDNLCRICMDAVIDCVLLECGHMVTCTKCGKRMSECPICRQYVVRAVHVFKS, from the exons ATGTGGGCTTCCTGCTGCGGGTTGCTGAATGAAGTCATGGGTACGGGAGCAGTCCGTGGCCAGCAGGCTGGCTTTGGGGGAGGTGCTGGCCCATTCAGGTTTACACCAAGCACAGACTTCTCAGCAtatccagctcctgctgcagccggCACGAACATCGTCTGCAAAGCCTGTGGACTTTCGTTTTCAGTTTTTAGGAAAAAA cACGTGTGTTGTGACTGCAAGAAGGATTTTTGCTCCGTTTGCTCAGTCTTACAAGAGAATCTCAGGAGATGTTCCACTTGTCACTTGCTGCAAGAAACGGCCTTCCAGCGCCCTCAGCTAATGAGATTGAAAGTGAAGGATCTGCGTCAGTATCTGATCCTCAGAAACATCCCCACGGACACCTGCAGAGAGAAGGAAGACCTGGTGGACCTGGTGCTGTGCCACCATGGGTTGGGGTCGGAGGAGGACATGGACGCTGGCAGCTTGCGTTCGTCACGGTCACAGACTTCGGGCTTTTTTACCCATCCCTTTTCCACGTCTGTATCCATGTCAAATCCAGGAGAACTTGCCAACAGAAGGGGAAGCACAGGAAGTGGGACGCCTTCACGG GGACAAATGGAAACATCTGTAAATAACGAAGAAGAAGAAAGTGCAGAAGAGCAG ACCCTGGGGCTGTCCAGGAAGCGAGCGAGGGCATCCCTGTCCGATATTTCCAGTCTGGAAGACATCGAAGGGCTGAGTGTCCGGCAGCTGAAGGAAATACTCGCCTGTAATTTTGTCAACTActcaggatgctgtgaaaaATGGGAACTTGTGGAAAAAGTGAGCAGACTATACAGAGAGAATGAGGAGAATCACAAGACAC AGGGGGAGAAGATGCAGCTGAACGAGGACGATGACAACCTGTGCCGGATCTGCATGGACGCCGTGATCGACTGCGTGCTGCTGGAGTGCGGCCACATGGTCACGTGCACCAAGTGTGGCAAGAGGATGAGCGAGTGCCCCATCTGCCGCCAGTACGTCGTGCGGGCCGTGCACGTCTTCAAGTCctaa